The Mycetohabitans endofungorum genome contains a region encoding:
- a CDS encoding phage tail sheath family protein, whose product MNVMKTTETAWPEPGVKLISTIDPVDANEDVQASAVPVFIGWWPGAGQAALRLCNASMAVNVPAGVLHDTLKQYFDNGGECAFVLSWADPEPANQASCQMWQTWWNQRLQSDLAPILSEPSITLVAVPQLVPCIEALPSFHHDDQTINDQVADALIEVWRSLLNAVHASRSDLFFVLDAPSQPGVAKHCIDTLRKKQPLGELGQHAALYGPHLMTDYRSNNKVGLKESTPRPYDEYRIVPPCGAVLGVIARTDREIGVWKAPANEALSHVLQPRYPETQASGWFDVSRASINLIRSFPGRGTRVWGCRTLAGEADSPFRYVQVRRLVTWIEANLRERCRFAVFEPNHEVTWFQLRGLCSAWLRQLWLEGGLAGADETSAYSVQVGLNETLTQADIDAGRLMIRVAVAVLHAAECIEIKLVLKLGDTTAAGTETVGGPLA is encoded by the coding sequence ATGAATGTGATGAAAACAACCGAAACAGCGTGGCCAGAGCCGGGCGTGAAGTTGATCTCGACGATCGATCCAGTGGATGCCAACGAGGATGTGCAAGCCAGTGCTGTGCCGGTGTTCATTGGCTGGTGGCCAGGCGCTGGACAGGCTGCGTTGAGACTGTGCAATGCTTCAATGGCAGTGAACGTGCCAGCCGGTGTACTGCACGACACACTCAAGCAGTACTTCGATAATGGTGGAGAGTGCGCCTTCGTATTGAGCTGGGCGGATCCAGAACCCGCCAACCAGGCCTCTTGCCAGATGTGGCAAACCTGGTGGAACCAGCGGCTGCAAAGTGACCTGGCGCCGATATTGAGCGAGCCGTCGATTACGCTGGTCGCGGTGCCGCAACTAGTTCCATGCATTGAAGCGTTACCCTCCTTTCATCACGACGATCAAACCATCAATGATCAAGTGGCCGACGCGCTGATTGAGGTGTGGCGCTCGCTGCTCAATGCAGTACATGCGAGCCGGTCGGATCTATTTTTTGTACTGGATGCGCCCAGTCAACCGGGGGTCGCAAAGCACTGCATTGACACGCTGCGAAAAAAACAGCCACTGGGTGAACTGGGCCAGCACGCCGCGCTGTATGGCCCCCATCTGATGACCGATTACCGCTCGAACAATAAGGTAGGGCTGAAAGAGTCGACGCCCAGACCGTATGACGAATACCGGATCGTGCCCCCGTGTGGGGCAGTGTTGGGCGTGATCGCGCGCACAGACCGCGAGATAGGGGTGTGGAAGGCGCCAGCCAATGAGGCGCTGTCGCATGTGCTTCAGCCAAGGTATCCAGAGACGCAAGCGAGTGGGTGGTTCGACGTATCCCGCGCGTCGATCAACCTAATTCGCAGCTTTCCGGGGCGGGGCACGCGCGTGTGGGGCTGCCGCACGCTAGCGGGCGAGGCTGACTCGCCCTTTCGGTATGTGCAGGTCAGACGATTGGTGACGTGGATTGAAGCCAACTTGCGTGAGCGATGCCGGTTTGCGGTGTTCGAGCCGAACCACGAGGTGACCTGGTTCCAATTGCGCGGGCTATGCAGCGCTTGGCTGCGGCAGCTGTGGCTGGAGGGAGGCTTGGCCGGTGCGGATGAAACGTCAGCGTATTCGGTGCAAGTGGGCCTGAATGAGACCCTGACGCAGGCGGACATCGACGCAGGCCGCTTGATGATAAGAGTGGCCGTGGCGGTGCTGCATGCGGCCGAGTGCATTGAGATCAAGCTGGTGCTGAAGCTGGGTGACACGACGGCGGCGGGAACCGAGACGGTGGGAGGGCCCTTGGCATGA
- a CDS encoding phage tail sheath family protein, which produces MSEAYAVPGVYVEESNVRALSIQSGETAVPVFIGHFNTIDGAPLKRCVPVQSWLAFTKRFSTLETLTIDASAILAGQEPTTKQATNPTLPLGSYSVRLYFENGGGPCYVLHLPEQEDEYLTEMAAAIEHCPDITLLVWCECTEKDKKVYEKLGTLLGASATSGGNRGRFLLGDAQAKDSSNTNFEVPNVAESTQVATYFPALATGYVREVSDAGVTVTGLLGDQNNLIKEGVPDCRLSNPTLATLNLAIKSFLGKAKGNKDKAKAFTNKIKALKTICDEPSIRNLSDKKKKIDLTAPQKKTMIDAGMPSNELEELTLETLQKKIKSLDEEASKNGDEAKRAGENAQNLQKTYDACRASAQQKIAGPVIVRASAAMAGVIARVDRERGVWKAPANVALVGVTELASVRQDGKAEPIRLDDALNGRLVNNKINAIRAFHGQGIKVWGARTMADLNQTAWRYISVRRLFNAVERDACATLRTVVFEPNNAPTWEAVRSALDHYLFALWRKGALQGETPAQAYFVQIGLGVTMTPDDVANGRMIAKVGMAAVRPAEFTVLQFTQDMVPS; this is translated from the coding sequence ATGAGCGAGGCGTATGCGGTGCCAGGCGTCTATGTGGAAGAAAGCAATGTACGGGCGTTGAGTATCCAGTCGGGTGAAACGGCAGTGCCCGTGTTTATCGGGCATTTTAATACGATTGATGGGGCACCGTTAAAAAGGTGTGTACCAGTGCAGAGTTGGCTGGCATTCACGAAGCGATTTAGTACGTTGGAGACGCTCACAATTGATGCTTCGGCGATACTGGCGGGACAGGAGCCTACGACGAAACAGGCGACAAATCCAACGCTTCCTCTCGGCTCGTACAGTGTACGGTTGTATTTCGAAAATGGGGGTGGGCCGTGTTACGTGCTGCACCTACCGGAACAAGAGGACGAATACTTAACCGAGATGGCCGCGGCGATCGAACACTGTCCGGACATCACGTTACTCGTGTGGTGCGAGTGCACGGAAAAAGACAAAAAAGTGTACGAGAAATTGGGTACGCTGTTAGGTGCCAGCGCGACGTCGGGCGGCAATCGCGGCCGGTTTTTGTTGGGGGATGCGCAGGCAAAGGACAGCAGTAATACGAATTTCGAGGTGCCGAACGTAGCAGAATCGACGCAGGTGGCCACGTATTTCCCGGCGCTAGCTACTGGCTATGTTCGTGAAGTGTCGGATGCTGGCGTGACGGTGACCGGGCTCTTGGGAGATCAGAATAATCTGATCAAGGAGGGTGTGCCGGATTGTAGACTGAGCAACCCGACCCTAGCGACTTTGAATCTCGCTATCAAATCGTTCCTGGGCAAAGCAAAGGGAAATAAAGATAAGGCGAAAGCGTTCACGAATAAAATCAAGGCTTTAAAAACCATTTGCGATGAGCCTTCTATTAGGAATTTGAGCGATAAAAAGAAGAAAATTGATCTTACGGCCCCCCAGAAAAAAACGATGATCGACGCGGGTATGCCGAGCAATGAATTGGAAGAATTAACCTTAGAGACTTTGCAGAAAAAAATTAAATCGCTCGACGAGGAAGCAAGTAAGAATGGGGATGAGGCAAAAAGGGCCGGTGAAAATGCCCAGAATTTACAAAAAACTTACGACGCGTGCCGTGCCTCCGCGCAACAGAAGATAGCCGGGCCTGTGATCGTGCGTGCGAGCGCGGCGATGGCAGGGGTTATTGCTCGGGTGGATCGTGAACGCGGTGTGTGGAAGGCGCCGGCGAACGTAGCGCTGGTGGGCGTGACGGAGTTGGCCTCGGTGCGGCAAGACGGGAAGGCTGAACCGATTCGCCTCGACGACGCGCTAAACGGAAGATTAGTCAATAACAAAATCAACGCAATCCGCGCATTTCATGGCCAAGGGATAAAGGTGTGGGGCGCGCGCACGATGGCGGATCTGAATCAAACCGCATGGCGCTACATTTCAGTGCGACGCTTATTCAATGCGGTCGAACGCGATGCGTGCGCGACGCTGCGCACGGTAGTGTTTGAGCCCAACAATGCACCGACTTGGGAGGCGGTGCGCAGCGCATTGGATCATTACTTATTTGCGCTGTGGCGCAAGGGCGCACTGCAGGGCGAGACGCCTGCACAAGCGTATTTCGTGCAAATCGGGCTGGGAGTGACGATGACACCGGACGATGTCGCTAATGGCCGAATGATAGCAAAAGTGGGGATGGCTGCGGTGCGGCCGGCGGAGTTTACCGTGTTGCAGTTCACGCAAGACATGGTGCCGAGCTAA
- a CDS encoding phage tail protein, with amino-acid sequence MALDSKTMAATYPIPTYRFTVTVGNEQMAFSSVSGLEQSVEKIEYKDGLGGLYQMPGQAQSVTLTLKRGVMPKHSQLYDWMSSISLNRVDKKDISISLTDESGKELLVTWNVSNAFPTKLTAPSLEATSNEVAFEELSLAADRVTVNFH; translated from the coding sequence ATGGCACTGGATTCAAAGACAATGGCGGCAACTTATCCGATACCGACCTATCGCTTTACGGTCACGGTGGGCAACGAGCAGATGGCCTTTAGCAGCGTGTCGGGGCTCGAGCAGTCGGTGGAAAAAATCGAGTACAAGGATGGGCTTGGTGGCCTGTACCAGATGCCGGGGCAAGCGCAATCGGTCACGCTTACGCTCAAGCGCGGGGTGATGCCTAAGCACAGCCAGTTGTATGACTGGATGAGTTCCATTTCACTAAATCGAGTGGATAAAAAAGACATTTCTATTAGCTTGACCGATGAGTCGGGCAAGGAGCTGTTAGTCACGTGGAACGTGAGTAATGCGTTTCCGACCAAACTTACCGCGCCGAGCCTGGAGGCGACGAGTAATGAGGTGGCTTTCGAAGAGCTGAGTCTGGCGGCGGACCGTGTGACGGTGAATTTCCATTGA
- a CDS encoding phage tail sheath family protein, whose translation MADYKVPGVYVEEPFGLALSIQTGQTAVPVFAFNATKTSTDGNDLKEWNEAIDGTKVTQFDSWLAVTAALNPKRQNVVQTAISKPPKNGETDQAKQKAAGDMAGKNFDNALAKNALYQSLKLYFLNGGGYCYVAPVDQLTALVPALDDVTLLVQAGATPGSFQTAVSTLCGVGKTCFAIFDGPKNELNTNGNSDPNDVVKQAEGYPDTPYAAVYYPWLTMDGVVDASKKSIPIPPSGAVAGVYARVDRERGVWKAPANVEIIGAQPAFKVSDAVNAQANVPDSGGKSINVIRAFRGTGPLIWGARTLQSNQTTWRYVPVRRLFNAVEKDVRTAMSPALFEPNSAPTWERVRGAVDNYLHGLWKQGALQGSTPEQAYFVQIGLNVTMTKDDIDNGRMVIKVGLAAVRPAEFIVLQLTQNVVTA comes from the coding sequence ATGGCCGATTACAAGGTACCTGGGGTATATGTGGAGGAGCCGTTCGGGCTGGCGCTGTCGATTCAGACCGGGCAGACGGCGGTGCCGGTGTTTGCGTTTAACGCGACGAAGACCAGCACTGACGGCAATGATTTGAAGGAGTGGAACGAGGCGATCGATGGCACGAAAGTGACGCAGTTCGATTCGTGGCTGGCAGTTACCGCGGCACTGAACCCAAAGCGGCAAAATGTGGTACAGACTGCGATTAGTAAGCCCCCAAAAAATGGCGAAACAGACCAGGCCAAGCAAAAAGCAGCGGGTGACATGGCAGGCAAAAATTTCGATAATGCTCTTGCGAAAAACGCGCTTTACCAGTCGCTAAAACTGTACTTTTTGAACGGCGGCGGGTATTGCTATGTCGCGCCGGTCGATCAGCTCACTGCGTTGGTACCGGCGCTGGACGACGTAACGCTGCTGGTGCAGGCGGGTGCAACCCCCGGTAGTTTTCAGACTGCAGTGTCGACGTTATGCGGCGTGGGCAAGACGTGTTTTGCGATTTTCGATGGCCCGAAAAACGAACTGAACACGAATGGCAACAGTGACCCTAATGATGTAGTCAAACAGGCAGAGGGCTACCCGGACACGCCTTATGCTGCGGTGTACTACCCGTGGTTGACGATGGACGGCGTCGTCGATGCAAGCAAAAAGTCGATTCCTATTCCGCCGAGCGGGGCGGTCGCGGGTGTCTACGCGCGTGTGGATCGCGAGCGCGGTGTGTGGAAGGCGCCGGCGAACGTCGAGATTATCGGCGCACAGCCTGCGTTCAAGGTCTCGGATGCAGTAAATGCACAAGCCAACGTACCGGACTCAGGCGGCAAATCGATCAATGTGATCCGTGCGTTTCGCGGCACCGGCCCCCTGATTTGGGGAGCACGCACGCTGCAGTCGAATCAGACGACGTGGCGGTACGTGCCAGTGCGGCGTCTGTTCAACGCGGTGGAAAAGGATGTTAGGACGGCGATGAGCCCGGCGCTGTTTGAGCCGAACAGCGCGCCGACGTGGGAGCGGGTGCGCGGGGCGGTAGACAACTATTTGCACGGTTTATGGAAGCAGGGCGCGTTGCAGGGCAGTACCCCTGAGCAGGCGTATTTTGTACAGATCGGGCTGAATGTGACTATGACGAAAGACGATATTGACAACGGCCGGATGGTTATCAAGGTGGGGCTGGCGGCGGTGCGTCCGGCAGAGTTTATCGTGCTACAGCTGACGCAGAACGTGGTAACGGCCTGA
- a CDS encoding phage tail protein, translated as MKTIAARMTAPSLAHRFQATFFIKRVPSPLDMHFAQISGLGRTLAVTGLREGGDNLGTVQLPDQVQHGTLVLQRGVMSVTPVTMLFNHVLSNVASTYISVVILLLNGDYRPVCSWTLTDALPVSWTTGELDASKNEVLIDTLELAYRQMHWVGVRG; from the coding sequence ATGAAGACGATCGCGGCACGCATGACTGCGCCCAGCCTGGCGCACCGGTTCCAGGCGACGTTTTTTATCAAACGGGTGCCCAGTCCGCTGGATATGCATTTTGCGCAGATTTCGGGATTGGGACGTACGCTGGCGGTGACGGGCTTGCGCGAAGGCGGGGATAACCTGGGCACGGTGCAGTTGCCTGATCAGGTGCAGCACGGCACGTTGGTGCTGCAGCGCGGCGTGATGTCGGTCACGCCGGTGACGATGCTGTTCAACCACGTGCTGAGCAACGTGGCGAGCACGTATATAAGCGTGGTGATTTTGTTGCTCAACGGCGATTACCGGCCGGTGTGCAGCTGGACGCTCACCGATGCCTTGCCGGTGTCGTGGACGACTGGAGAACTAGATGCGTCAAAAAATGAAGTGCTAATTGATACGCTGGAGTTGGCGTACCGGCAAATGCATTGGGTGGGAGTACGGGGATGA
- a CDS encoding GPW/gp25 family protein produces the protein MSVEDTESDLYGQGWAFPLTFKLPKHEGDSGVTMSAGAHNVEQSLKVLFQTQPGERIMRSTYGCDLQAAVFASLSEGVLAGLRRRILESVAREEPRAEVVEIDMQQDVHQPGWLGIEVTYRLAGQAQTRRVSGALDLQDGTGGGF, from the coding sequence ATGAGCGTTGAGGATACCGAATCGGATTTGTATGGTCAAGGCTGGGCGTTTCCGCTAACTTTTAAATTGCCCAAGCACGAGGGAGACAGTGGGGTGACGATGTCGGCTGGCGCGCATAACGTGGAGCAGAGTTTAAAAGTGTTGTTCCAAACTCAACCGGGCGAGCGGATTATGCGTAGTACATACGGCTGTGACTTGCAGGCGGCGGTGTTTGCGAGCCTGTCCGAAGGCGTGCTGGCGGGTTTGCGGCGCCGCATTTTGGAGAGTGTGGCGCGGGAGGAGCCGCGCGCCGAAGTGGTGGAAATCGATATGCAACAGGATGTGCACCAACCGGGATGGTTAGGGATCGAGGTGACGTACCGGTTGGCGGGGCAGGCGCAGACGCGGCGCGTCTCCGGTGCGCTGGACCTGCAGGACGGCACGGGCGGAGGCTTTTAA
- a CDS encoding contractile injection system protein, VgrG/Pvc8 family — MGFGSFKARIKQAVHQAEASVSEVADQAVSAVDQVVSQASSAVAGVAADAQAVVTHAVSPWADTISQAAQSSAALLEAGSALRGTAGSAHAPNRTGADEAPAELEIRLNGQPLDPKHVWVERIEVRRAVNEIPTATVLLTMPQAPHDDYSVLTRLLEQGAIGQSLSMKAGKLLLFAGVVATMQVQVGSTGRRLKVRLKHRLQGLKARQDSRILKQGTDASVLRQVLGEHGVKAQVTMPVAEPVQRMQWNCSDWTFVRAVAGQHGAWLWPQADGGVKIHAPKLGGKTHRIGAAASRPGMSLLEARWAYSGLTQPQQVYTKSWDLSAQRVVEKTAKPASLGAGGLAPTRIKPLKDARWLASLTGQWEPAIQQSATNGWITQQHAQAVRGQWTVAGCQAIELGDTLELTGFGPALDGRAIVTQLEYEIDSTLRVGKTIVGIGLDEAAAVAPSLPAPAELVIGKVAKHQTDAKPATWNRVPVTVPMLGSSVLWARMGHAYASTQSGVTFYPEAEDEVALEFMGQDPVIVASLHNPKQVAPFAPSAKNEKKAIVLRHQGKRLELSFDREQHALQWMVGQDTTPEQQLVMSEEKGLSFAAKQGQVMMEVEAGDVSWTTKKNLKVNATEQVTLEGKAGVAVSSEKHVKLDAQTKLSGQGKQEVAWSSERSRMTMTPDKASVSANEVAVDGTMTTKLSGNEGVQIKGAKVDVKGDAEVSVAGPKVAFNGQAQASVTGAQVSVEGQATTNVGGSGITNVKGAMVNLG; from the coding sequence ATGGGATTCGGATCATTTAAGGCGCGTATCAAACAGGCGGTACACCAGGCTGAGGCGAGCGTGAGCGAGGTGGCCGATCAGGCGGTGTCGGCCGTGGACCAGGTGGTGAGTCAAGCGAGCTCAGCAGTCGCGGGCGTGGCCGCAGACGCGCAGGCCGTGGTCACCCATGCAGTGAGCCCATGGGCGGACACGATCAGCCAGGCCGCGCAGTCGAGCGCGGCGCTATTGGAAGCCGGCTCGGCGCTGCGGGGCACCGCGGGCAGCGCGCACGCGCCTAATAGAACAGGGGCGGACGAAGCGCCAGCTGAGCTTGAGATTCGCTTAAATGGTCAACCGTTGGATCCCAAGCACGTATGGGTAGAGCGCATTGAAGTGCGTCGTGCGGTCAACGAAATTCCGACAGCAACGGTGCTGTTAACAATGCCGCAAGCGCCGCACGATGACTACTCGGTGCTCACGCGTCTGCTTGAACAGGGTGCGATTGGTCAGAGCTTAAGCATGAAGGCGGGCAAGCTGCTGCTGTTTGCCGGCGTGGTGGCGACGATGCAGGTCCAAGTTGGTAGCACGGGTCGGCGCCTGAAGGTGCGACTCAAGCACCGGTTGCAGGGGTTGAAGGCACGGCAGGACAGCCGGATCCTGAAGCAGGGTACGGATGCGAGCGTGTTACGGCAGGTACTGGGCGAGCATGGCGTGAAAGCGCAGGTGACGATGCCGGTCGCCGAGCCCGTGCAGCGGATGCAATGGAATTGCTCGGACTGGACATTCGTGCGAGCGGTGGCAGGCCAACACGGCGCGTGGTTGTGGCCGCAAGCCGATGGGGGCGTCAAGATTCACGCGCCCAAGCTGGGCGGCAAGACGCACCGGATTGGGGCTGCGGCGTCTCGACCAGGGATGAGTTTGCTCGAGGCCCGATGGGCGTATTCGGGGCTGACGCAACCGCAACAGGTATACACGAAAAGTTGGGACTTGAGTGCGCAGAGGGTGGTGGAGAAGACGGCGAAACCGGCCAGTCTGGGCGCAGGAGGACTAGCGCCCACTCGAATCAAGCCCCTGAAAGACGCGCGCTGGTTGGCGTCGCTAACTGGACAATGGGAGCCAGCGATCCAGCAAAGTGCGACCAATGGCTGGATCACGCAACAGCATGCGCAGGCGGTGCGAGGGCAATGGACGGTGGCGGGCTGTCAGGCGATCGAGTTGGGCGATACGTTGGAGTTAACTGGATTTGGCCCAGCGTTGGACGGGCGCGCAATCGTGACACAGCTCGAATACGAGATCGACTCGACGCTGCGGGTGGGCAAGACGATCGTGGGGATCGGATTGGACGAGGCGGCAGCAGTGGCACCGTCGCTACCTGCGCCGGCAGAATTGGTGATCGGTAAGGTGGCCAAGCACCAAACGGATGCGAAGCCGGCGACATGGAACCGGGTGCCGGTGACGGTGCCGATGTTAGGATCGTCAGTGCTGTGGGCGCGCATGGGGCACGCCTATGCGAGCACCCAAAGCGGGGTGACATTTTATCCGGAAGCCGAGGACGAGGTGGCACTGGAGTTCATGGGGCAGGACCCGGTGATTGTGGCGTCGCTGCATAACCCAAAACAAGTGGCGCCGTTCGCGCCGAGCGCTAAAAACGAGAAGAAGGCGATTGTGCTGCGGCATCAGGGCAAGCGGCTGGAGTTGAGTTTCGATCGAGAGCAGCATGCGTTGCAGTGGATGGTGGGGCAAGATACGACACCAGAACAGCAGCTCGTGATGAGCGAAGAGAAGGGGCTTTCGTTTGCCGCCAAGCAGGGGCAAGTGATGATGGAGGTCGAGGCGGGGGATGTGTCGTGGACGACAAAGAAAAACCTTAAGGTGAATGCGACCGAGCAAGTGACGCTAGAGGGCAAGGCGGGCGTGGCCGTGTCAAGCGAAAAGCATGTGAAGCTAGATGCGCAGACGAAGTTATCAGGGCAAGGCAAGCAAGAGGTGGCGTGGTCAAGCGAGCGTAGCCGGATGACGATGACGCCGGACAAAGCGAGCGTGTCGGCCAATGAAGTGGCGGTCGATGGCACGATGACGACAAAGCTCAGTGGCAATGAGGGCGTTCAGATCAAGGGTGCCAAGGTTGACGTGAAGGGTGACGCTGAGGTGAGCGTGGCGGGGCCCAAGGTGGCGTTCAATGGCCAAGCTCAGGCGAGCGTGACGGGCGCGCAGGTGAGCGTGGAGGGCCAGGCAACGACGAACGTGGGTGGCAGCGGAATCACAAACGTGAAGGGCGCGATGGTGAACCTGGGCTAG
- a CDS encoding DUF5908 family protein encodes MTIEIRELVIEARVVSESPTPCNPTTALPMRSEQEWVEQVARRALELLNEQREQL; translated from the coding sequence ATGACCATTGAGATTCGGGAGTTGGTGATTGAAGCGCGGGTAGTCAGTGAATCGCCCACGCCATGCAACCCGACGACGGCGCTGCCGATGCGCAGCGAGCAGGAGTGGGTGGAGCAGGTGGCGCGTCGGGCGCTGGAGCTGCTGAACGAACAACGGGAGCAACTGTGA
- the gltX gene encoding glutamate--tRNA ligase: MTTSVRTRFAPSPTGFIHLGNIRSALYPWAFARKHHGTFILRIEDTDIERSTEAATQAILDGMQWLGLDFDEGPYYQMQRMDRYRDVIKQLLDQGLAYPCYMSPEELDALRERQREAGLKPRYDGTWRPEPGKVLPTPPAGVQPVVRFKNPLSGTVVWDDAVKGRIEISNDELDDLVIARPDGTPTYNFCVVVDDLDMAITHVIRGDDHVNNTPRQINILRALGGTPPVYAHLPTVLNEQGEKMSKRNGAMSVTGYRDEGYLPEAVLNYLARLGWAHGDAEIFSREQFVEWFDLEHLGKSPAQYDANKLKWLNNHYLKEADNARLASLALPMLTALSVDATRGAPLDGVVALFKDRANTVKEIAESAVMFYRTPAPAAQELERHLTDAVRPALAEFIEALAGIDWTKEAIGTALKAVLAAHKLKMPQLAMPVRLLVAGTTHTPSIDAVLYLFGRETVLERLRAVLS; the protein is encoded by the coding sequence ATGACCACCTCCGTACGTACCCGCTTTGCGCCGAGCCCGACCGGCTTCATCCATCTTGGCAACATTCGCTCCGCGCTTTATCCGTGGGCGTTTGCCCGCAAACATCACGGCACGTTTATTCTGCGCATTGAAGATACTGACATCGAGCGATCGACCGAGGCAGCCACGCAGGCGATCCTCGATGGCATGCAGTGGCTCGGGCTTGATTTTGACGAAGGGCCGTACTATCAGATGCAGCGGATGGACCGCTATCGCGACGTGATCAAGCAACTGCTCGATCAGGGTCTCGCGTATCCGTGCTACATGTCGCCCGAGGAACTGGATGCACTGCGCGAACGGCAGCGCGAGGCGGGCTTAAAGCCACGCTATGACGGCACCTGGCGGCCCGAACCAGGCAAGGTGCTGCCGACGCCGCCCGCCGGCGTGCAGCCCGTCGTGCGATTTAAGAATCCGCTGAGCGGCACGGTGGTATGGGACGATGCGGTCAAGGGGCGCATTGAGATTTCGAACGACGAGCTTGACGACCTGGTCATCGCGCGGCCCGACGGTACGCCCACGTATAACTTCTGCGTGGTGGTCGATGACCTGGACATGGCAATCACGCACGTGATCCGTGGCGACGACCATGTGAACAACACGCCACGCCAGATTAATATCCTGCGTGCGCTGGGCGGCACGCCTCCCGTGTATGCGCATTTGCCCACGGTGCTCAACGAGCAAGGCGAGAAGATGAGCAAGCGCAATGGTGCGATGAGCGTGACGGGGTATCGCGATGAGGGCTACCTGCCCGAGGCGGTGTTGAATTATCTTGCTCGGCTTGGTTGGGCGCACGGCGATGCGGAGATCTTCTCGCGTGAGCAGTTCGTCGAATGGTTCGACCTCGAGCACCTGGGCAAGTCGCCGGCACAGTACGACGCCAATAAGCTGAAGTGGTTGAATAACCATTATCTGAAGGAAGCCGACAACGCGCGCCTGGCGTCGCTCGCGTTGCCGATGCTGACCGCGCTTAGTGTCGATGCGACACGGGGGGCGCCATTGGACGGCGTTGTCGCGCTGTTTAAGGATCGTGCGAACACCGTCAAGGAGATCGCCGAGAGCGCGGTGATGTTTTATCGGACGCCGGCGCCGGCAGCGCAGGAGCTTGAGCGACATCTGACGGATGCCGTACGTCCCGCGCTTGCCGAGTTTATCGAAGCCCTTGCGGGGATCGACTGGACGAAGGAGGCGATCGGGACGGCGTTGAAGGCGGTGCTGGCAGCCCACAAGCTTAAGATGCCGCAGCTGGCGATGCCAGTACGTCTGCTGGTGGCCGGAACGACGCATACGCCGTCGATCGATGCGGTGCTGTATTTGTTCGGTCGCGAGACGGTACTCGAGCGGTTGAGGGCGGTGCTGTCTTGA
- a CDS encoding transposase encodes MRSRKLSAVEMIAALQARQAGETLSQVCRQWSISAATLYRIQKAYAGLDVGTLARLEVLERENVRLRKRVRYLELDSQLLQAALGAQGLCTHKRRELVVYLRRRFNVSLARACRLAGLSRALYHYQASPFRRPG; translated from the coding sequence ATGAGAAGCCGAAAACTCAGTGCAGTCGAGATGATCGCTGCGTTGCAAGCACGACAGGCCGGTGAAACGCTATCGCAGGTGTGCCGTCAGTGGTCAATCAGTGCGGCAACGCTGTATCGGATTCAAAAAGCATATGCAGGGTTGGATGTAGGCACACTCGCGCGCCTCGAAGTGCTGGAGCGCGAGAACGTACGGCTGCGCAAGCGCGTTAGGTATCTAGAGTTAGACAGTCAGTTACTGCAGGCAGCGCTGGGCGCACAGGGATTGTGCACCCATAAGAGGCGTGAGCTGGTGGTTTATCTAAGACGGCGTTTTAACGTGAGCTTGGCGCGAGCGTGCCGGCTGGCGGGGCTGTCGCGTGCGCTGTACCACTATCAAGCAAGCCCTTTTCGTCGTCCCGGTTAA